From the genome of Treponema peruense:
CTTACAGAAGATATAAATTCACTCATACGCGATTATTTAAGGAAGGTTCTGCGCTCACTCAAGACGGAATCTTTTTCTGCAGAGCGTGTTTCGAGTCTTGCACAGTCACTTGTAGATTCACCGTCAATGATCAAGATAAAGAATCACCCGGCTTTAAAGCGTTACACAGAACTTTATCTTGTCAAACTCGTAAAGAATATTCCGTAATGTTTAATTGCCGTTAAAAATTTTCTTTTGATTGTAAAAAACTTGATTTTTTGCTAAAATAATCCTGTCGCTTGTCAAGCATGACTATCTTTTTACTGGAGGCGCATATGGACGGTGGAAGTAGTAGTTCCGCTTATCATCAACGCGCGTATGTTTCTTACGCAGTGCGGGCCTCCGGTACAGTAGTTTAGTTTTTTCGGCACTGTTCCCCAGGCATAATTTTTTGGGTTTCCTGATTTACTGGAATCCCTTCAGTTTTTTGATTAAGGAAAAATTATGATCACATTTTGGCAGCAGGAAGAAGGAAAACTTGTCCGTAAGGATGACAACGAACTCGACACTTCAAAAAACACCTGGGTAGATGCACGTTCGGTTACAAGGGATGACATACGCACTCTTGAAGAACTTTACAAAATAGACCCCGAAAACATTCTTGATATTCTTGACCCCGACGAACTTTCCCGAATTGAACACAATGACGAAACGGGCTACACGCTTACGATTATTAGACTGCCGGTTTTTTCTCCTGCCGATGATGTCAGCTATTTTACGGCACCGCTGGGAATTATTACCTTTGACAAGTTTTTCATTACAATCTGTTGGACAGACTGCGAGGTTTTGAAGGATTTTGCCGCAAACCGCATTCGCGAACTTTCACTTAACGATTTTCCGGCTTTTACAATCAGGTTTATGGCGCGCGCAGATATTACATTCCTCAGGTACCTCAAGGAACTTAACCGCCGGTCAACTACGATTCAGAATGAAATGCTGCGTTCGGTACAGAATCATGAGCTTATTCAGCTTTTGAACATACAGAAGTCGCTGGTTTTCTTTACAACGTCCCTTAAA
Proteins encoded in this window:
- a CDS encoding magnesium transporter CorA family protein, with amino-acid sequence MITFWQQEEGKLVRKDDNELDTSKNTWVDARSVTRDDIRTLEELYKIDPENILDILDPDELSRIEHNDETGYTLTIIRLPVFSPADDVSYFTAPLGIITFDKFFITICWTDCEVLKDFAANRIRELSLNDFPAFTIRFMARADITFLRYLKELNRRSTTIQNEMLRSVQNHELIQLLNIQKSLVFFTTSLKSNQMLLEKLRKTKIIKLDEEDQDWIDDVEIDNRQALEMADTYTNIMTGMNDAFASVLSNNLNIVMKTMTAWNLVLMLPTFVTSYFGINVPLPWAESKWVGAVAIAGMCVLTAAMGYVFFMKRNLTPSAETRKHTSFKIRRAERKQRRYLKRQEKLAERMK